The Megalobrama amblycephala isolate DHTTF-2021 linkage group LG8, ASM1881202v1, whole genome shotgun sequence region tcctgttgttgttgttgttgttgttgttgtagttcTATGAATATGCATAAAATCCTGCTCTGCTGTGATTCTTTGGAAGTTTTTATCCTTGtgcagaaattattcagacaggATCATGtaaattttcagataaacagatcagttctgagcatcacaaaacaagctactaaagtcacaaaattGTCACAATTATTGTcgccattgttgaggttcatatgctgattctgaTGTCTatgatgaatttaaaaaaataaataaaagtcgTTAAAAAAAACTAACCGTTAATTAATGCAAAACTAACAGTTAACACACTCTGAGTTCAGACTCTGGAGAGGGCCAGTGAATCAGGACACTCCATGATGCTATTTAATCACCATTATTAAATAACCAGATTCATCTGATCAGAATTTCTCTTGCAATTTTTGTTATAACAGTGTGTTTTGGAAACACAGTTAAAGCAGCCAGAGTAAATCCAATGTTAAAATatcaagagcccatctaaagcaaacgctcaccTCCATAACAGTGACTTCAAAcgttattattttctataaaacacccACGTAGAAGGAGACGTTCTTGTGTCCTTGCACAATGctccctaaaagttctctaaaggtgatgaaaaaattctgaacctttacagaacattaagGAACATATTGTTGTCATAGAAACATACCCTAAAAATCATCATGAAAATGTGTTTGACACTATCACAGCATAGAGAAAACAAACCTATCATAAGAgttaagagcccaactaaaggaaacatGAGTCACTTTTACGGTGACttcaaaagaaacaaacatgAGCGTTAAAGTTCTGTAGATGAATggcagaaataaagtcaatctggttagtaatatgtgaacctgtaatgctgtttgtggagttaaTCCTCCTctggagagatttaatgtcttttatcgtcagttgatttcatctaaggctgtggctgaagtcagtagatcttgtgtttgtcttttttttctgtttttttttttttcttttctacagTAATTGTGCTTGTTAACAGGCTTTTTAATGCTAAGATGattctataaataatatataaagattttgtgGCTCAAATACAGTTCAGTTcttgtttatttctttgctcttaACTGACATGTGACATTGCTATGGCCTGCTCGTGGCTCAGATCTGGAAAACAGGAGCAGTACACCCTAATGCCATCATTCCACACCACATGTGGCCCAGATCATCATAACACACATAACAGATGTATGCCAGACAGGAGCTCCACAGAGTTGTGGTCATGGTCAGGCTGCTATAGCCAAACGCTAGATTCAGTGGTGCCAACAGTGCAAATTTTGGGCTGTGGACAATGTGAAACGTCTTATTCTCCAAATCCTTCTTTACAAGGCTTACCACTTGGACTGTTGCAGCCCAGAGTAAAGCACGGGAATggatcagtgatggtttgggcaGCAATTTCATGGCATCCCCTACTGTGCTTGATTTGGAGCTTCACTGCCAAGGACTACCGAACCATTCTGGAGGACCATGTGCACCTAATGGTTCAAACATTGTACCCTGTATTAGCATGATTATGTAGCAATACACATAGCAAGATTTGTGACAGAATGGTTTGTTGAACATGAAAGTGAAGTTGAACATCTTCTATGGCCTGCGCAGTCAGcagattaaatatttttgagccGTTTTGGGGTATTTTGGAGGAGCAAGTGAGAAAACGTTTTCCTTCACCAGAGTCACATAGTGATCTGGCCACTGTTCTGGAAGAGGAATGGCTCAAAATCCCTCTGGGATTTTGTCTTCAGGACTTGTGTCTGTCATTCCCAAGATGAATTGATGCTGTATTGGCCGGTAAAGGAGGCCCTACActatactaatacattattgtGGTCTAAATCCCGGTGTTTTagtttcattgtccaacccctatatatagttttcaaaaatatataaatttgttcatgatattttgcagtttttgcaaaTAGGCATGTGTGGTTTAAAGAATGTGGGCAAAGACTGTCATACTGCTGTCCACTTCATCTCAGAACAACATATTGATTATAACTGCACAAAGTCTAGCAAAGGATTAATTTCTATCATGAAAATCTAACCTTTGTGAACAATTTCACAGATTGCATACAGTGCATTCTAATGATCTAATGTGATGTTTAATAAAACCTTTGTGCTTTGAAAAGTGACATCTACTGGTTATGAGGAGAACACAACACCACaagtatataattataattatttattatcttcagTTTTTTCAGTACTAAGCAGTTACATTAACATGTACAACAGAACTTTACTTCAAAGCTTACAAcataaaagagaaaaatatatgtaataataTCTATAGCCTTTGTAGTACAATATGATTGTGTAAAcaacttcaaataaatgcttggTAAAACAAACATCTAACCAAACAAAAGTATAAAGGGCTGTAATAGCATTAGACTTCCTTTAGAAGCCATGATTATCAGCAATATATGAGCAGCTTGCTTGAATTTGTGCAAATTAGTGCAAATATTCTCAAAGAATTTAATAAGGCTTCAATcatatttaagatttttttttttttataaaatactcTTATTCTGTGTAAAATAAGAGtatttaattaacaaaaaataaataaaaataaaaataatccaaacaagctttctcaaaaaaaaaaaaataaaaataaaaaatcacaaTCTTTTATCCCTCTTCATTTTGGCcctttttgaaaatgttatcttcttttaatgaaatcacacatttattcaacatttttcaaatgtttaaaggtgAACATATATGCTAAGTTTTTATGACAGTACAGAAACCAGCAGTGGTGTTTCTAATATGAATAACATATCAATTAGAGAATAGTAATGATAGGAAGACATTCAAAcctcactcaaaaaaaaaagacataatgAGCAAACATACTGTAAGGCTATACCAACCAAAGTTTACAGTACATGATAAAGACATAGtgtagtaattaaatacttTCTGACTAATTAACTCAAACATTCAATGCTTTATACAGTATGTGAGAGTGAAATCACATAGCAAGAGTGGCATATATAAGTAGCTATATATGTAGCTACAGTTCCACGTTTTCAAATCAGCTCTAGTAATAATTGAACTTCAACTCCAGGAGGTATCGGATGCGACACTGGCTTTCCTTATAGATGAGATACTCACTGTTGTAGAAGGAACTTCCTTTGTACTGCTGCTGTGTTACGGCTTTTCCCTGAGGAACCGCCACCTTTTTACCATCAAACTCAATGAAGACATCTTTCGAGGGatctgaagaagaaaaaaaaataagagagACTGAAACATTGCCAAGAACTTAACATACTGTTAAGTcaataaaaagaaatgagtaTTGATTTTTGATTGTATTTAGAGAAACCTGGTTCTTGGGTTCCTCGTGCAACTACGCTGTCATAGCCAGCGGGAGCCTTCCTTAAGCTGCAATCATCCTGTGTGATGGTGTGTTCTTTTCCCAAAGCAACTTCATTTAGAAACATGATGCCAATGTTGTTGGATGGATGCACTGCAAACACAATAAAGAAGTTAAGAAAAATCATTTTAGCGATAAAAAAAAGTACCTATGAGTAAAGTCTATCACATTACCAATTTTTGCAAACTGGAAATGCAAGGAAATGTTGCTATGTTGTATCTAATTAAACTTTCTATTTGTTTCTATTGTTCTTTTTCATTTGAAGTCTGTACTGATGCAAAGAAGGTCCTGTTTCTCACCATAGCCCGCAGATTTTATGTTTTCAGAGCAAAATATATTCCCCTGCCCACACGTCCACCTGAATGGGGCATAATACGAAGGCCGCTCTTCAGAATGGCGGCAACCACTGCCACGTTTGTTCCATGCCAAAGCAGCTTCCGGTTCTCCAATGCATCATTTTCCCTGAAGCGCTCAGCCTACACAAGCAAATACACACACGAATGCACACACAAAGGATTTAATTAGGATAAGAAGACTCACTAATGAACAGAATTCAACACCCACTGAGGCCGAGTTCTCACTGCTGGTTTGAAATGAAGTTAGGAAGCTAATGTGAACCTAACAAGAGTTCAAAATGAcagtacattttacaatattcaGAGTACATTTACTGTTAAGATTTTACTGTTTACTTTTATCGTTTACTGCTTACTATGTGGAAACTTCAAACTTAAATTATGCAATACTATTCACCTCTGTATTTCTGTCAACTTCCCAGACGTCCACTAAAGTGAGCTCTTTGCGTCCAGTGGCACTCAAGTACTTCTCAATTATCTTAAATACAAAAAAGAGAAAGCACTTCTGAGCATACTGCAGTTTTTCTTTATCTATACCACTTATCTATACATCAATTTCAAACTTAGTAAATGTCCATAATTCAACTCATAACTTATAGACTTAAATGACTATAACAAAGgttaaataatataacatcattcattgtgtttttaaaatatgttcatgCCTTCAGGGAAAATCTgggaattttcatttaaatctggaaattttgcattttttttaactattgttaaaaagttgacatgtatatttacaattttacagtacaatatttacataaaatattttcaattttgCTATTCTAATATACGTGCTGTTCTAATATCTACGTCATATTCTTAAGCAAGACATTCTGACAATCTGTTAATTCTTTAATTCAACTTTTCAGTGTTATGCTGATAATAAACATTgtatcatttattcattttaaaagtttgtttaccagatttaaattagattttgaatCCCTGATTTCCAGTGTGGACTATAAATATTAATGTGCATTGAAACCTTATATTCCTTCGATTTCTTATCCAGCAAACTTAGCTTGCATTTCAGAGACTGGTAATTTTGGTCAACTGGATGAGGCACCATATCCTTCATTTCTTCTGTGGCTTTCTCAGATTCAGCTTTAAGACTCTGGGCAACCTCGATGTCTGCAAGAACCTACAAGATACACACAAAAGAAAGTTTGGATTTTGGTCATTCTTATCGAGATTTGCCATTCAACTAACACACAagatcaatgttttttttgttttgtttttttttagccaAGATGTATGATTTGACTTTATCAAACAAACCTATTCTGAGAAATATTCACAgtaaaaagtgtgacaactagccaTATTTCATGAAACCGAAACATTTTCAGTACACAGTAACTGCTATGTATCTCACCAAAAGCATCTCCTTCTTGCTCTGAAGAACAGAATCATCAGAGATGATAGGGGGTCTGTTGCGGCCAAAGTTATGAGGAATAATGGTGAAGAATTTGTTGGTGAGTTCTTCTAACTTGTTCTGTTCCCCCTTCTTTATTGCGGCTTCAATCTCCTCCAAAGCCTCAAAGCCTTTGGCTATCTGCTGCTTGCTGAGTTTCCCCAAAGGCATCTTCTTAATATCTGACAGAGAAATATATGACACATGAAACTCCTTCACAGAAATGGatcttatttaatgttacagatgGAGCTCAGAAAAATGGTAGATATGGCTCAAATAGGAAGTAAAAAGTCCCACATTCAGTTTACAGTCACAATGCCAAACTCCCCTGTGGCCTTCAGAAATGAATGTAAAATGGGAAATGAATCCCTGAGTGATCTAGTCTATTTCactgactttttaaaatataacattttcccCAGCTACCAAATACAAGTTATAAACGAACCTCAGTAACATGGCTATCGAAACAAAAGAACTGGGACTTACGGTgcatttaaagtgcccctattatgcttttccAGATATGATCTTTCATGTAtgtaatacagctgtttgtgaatgtaaaaggtcttcaaagtttcaaagatcaaaatcatctgaccaatcagagcagagtaggctctcagaaaggaggggtttagagagaccggagacctttaaaatagcataatagggaaCTTAAATGATTCAAATTTATATCACAATAAACTAACCCAGGTTCATGCTGGACATGGCTTCTTTGAACATGTCGTTGTTGAAGATGAATCGGATGAGTCTTTGAGTTGCCTCATCCAATGTACAAGGCAGAACGTGTTGTTCACTTTTCACCTTCACATTTCCACCGTCTACAGTGTCCACCTGCAAGAAACACAAAACATTAGAAACTGTCAAATGTGTTAATCTTTAGACAACAACAAGGACATGGCTTGTTGCTGCAAAAACTGATGAACAGGCTAAATTACCTTCACTTCTGCATCCTGATCCCCATCTACCTCTATCAATGTGTACTTCCCAGAATGCGAGACAAAGTTTTCTCGATCGCTCCAATTATTCTTGGTCTTCTCTTTGAATTTCTTTTCGAAAATCTTAACGGCTGCATCAGCGGTAGATGGACCGGCTAAATTGTTTTGGCCTGACTCTCCCTGAAAACAGTGAAAGACAGGAAAATTAAGTCATCCTTTAGAAGCTACAAGAGCATTTACGCAAATCATACTGTGACATATTTGATGGACATAAAAATGAAGTAACTTACAACTCTGCCCCATCTTGTCCAGCAATAGTATTTCCCTCCAGACACTAAGACTTGGATTACATagaatttgttgttgttgtttccaATGTTAGTTTGGTTTAGCATACAGTCATAATCTTCGTGAACCTGTTAGTTTGGATCACACAAGTTTTTTCGGTGAATCAGGGCAAGTAATAATTTGCATTTCTACAACAACTGAAAACACAATTCGCAATGAACCCAAGACATTAAAgggagagttcacccaaaaatgaaaattttgtcattaattactcactctcatgttgttccaaacccattagACTTtcgctcatcttcggaacacaaatgaagatattttttaataatttctctTCTTCTGTTGACAGCTATGTAACTACCACTTTGaggcttcaaaaagttcataaagagtggtttagtccaaatttttggaagagacttgattgctttatatgctgaacagattgaatttaggattttattcacatataaacattgatcatgCTTAAtgcgcgagaacaaacctcattggttcttatgGAATCTCAAATATGCTACGTAACATGAGATTAAACCTTACTGGTTCTCACACGTCaagcgaacatgcttgagcttccatttaccatgtgaataaaagcctaaattcaatctgttcatcatataaagcgattgggtctcttcagaaaattcggactaaaccactcaattcatatggattagttttacgatctctttatgaactttttgaaacatcGAAGTGGAAGTGGAAACTGAGCTAAAATGCTTATGGGTCTTATGggtgaacgaaagtcttatgggtttggaatgacatgagggtgagtaaatgatgacagaattgtcatttttgggtaaactcaccctttaatgttagtttaaacaTTGTTTAACACTTGTTTGGTCTCACCTCAGCGTTTGATAGATGACAGAAGCTATCAGGGTTCCTTGTGCCTTTCACCAGCGGTGCTGTTGCCTTCAGGGCCTCTTTGACAGAGGTGAACTTGTCCTTTGGTGGAGCTTCAGGCTCCTCTTTTACCTTCTTCCCTCCAGCTTTGGTGCTTGATGTTGCCCTTCTCTTAGGTGCCattcttttttctctctgtgaTATGATGtttaaatattgtatatattaaaacattCAATAAACAATTGATCAGAGGTTATGTGGAGTCAGTTAGGCAAGATCTAGTACAATATGCAATACTtaatgggatagttcactcaaaaattaaaattctgtcatcatttactcacccttatgttattccaaacctgtatgagtctctttcttttgctgaacacaaagaagatattctgaagaatgttgatAACCACATACTGTAGCTGACAGTATcaactgacttccatagtactTTTTTCTCCTATACAGatctcatacaggtttggaacaacatgaggtttagtaaatgattacagaattttcatttttatgtgaactatccctttaatatattaaaaatacattttaaaaaaggaaataatattttagttttttaatcaCAGTATTACAGTTAAGTAAACATAAGGgtgaattttaaattatttcacCTTTGGGAACTTTTTTGAACTTCTAACATGGACAACTGACAATTTATTAAGAAAATATTCCAAATGtttctttatacatttttatttctaacCAACATTTTTCAAACCCCCAGTTTGGAAATAGCATGAtataaaatttcaaaacatGATAAACTATAATT contains the following coding sequences:
- the parp3 gene encoding LOW QUALITY PROTEIN: protein mono-ADP-ribosyltransferase PARP3 (The sequence of the model RefSeq protein was modified relative to this genomic sequence to represent the inferred CDS: inserted 1 base in 1 codon) encodes the protein MAPKRRATSSTKAGGKKVKEEPEAPPKDKFTSVKEALKATAPLVKGTRNPDSFCHLSNAEVHEDYDCMLNQTNIGNNNNKFYVIQVLVSGGKYYCWTRWGRVGESGQNNLAGPSTADAAVKIFEKKFKEKTKNNWSDRENFVSHSGKYTLIEVDGDQDAEVKVDTVDGGNVKVKSEQHVLPCTLDEATQRLIRFIFNNDMFKEAMSSMNLDIKKMPLGKLSKQQIAKGFEALEEIEAAIKKGEQNKLEELTNKFFTIIPHNFGRNRPPIISDDSVLQSKKEMLLVLADIEVAQSLKAESEKATEEMKDMVPHPVDQNYQSLKCKLSLLDKKSKEYKIIEKYLSATGRKELTLVDVWEVDRNTEAERFRENDALENRKLLWHGTNVAVVAAILKSGLRIMPHSGGRVGRGIYFXSENIKSAGYVHPSNNIGIMFLNEVALGKEHTITQDDCSLRKAPAGYDSVVARGTQEPDPSKDVFIEFDGKKVAVPQGKAVTQQQYKGSSFYNSEYLIYKESQCRIRYLLELKFNYY